Proteins from a genomic interval of bacterium:
- a CDS encoding SIR2 family protein, whose product DFIDKRIDMKNINQTIITFNYETLFEHALLHKHIFGIYSYGLDIDKNKIINFPSYEESYKGNFLLLKLHGSLNWACCPSCDKNYLTWHNMYDRIISEKCKDCNNNLEPVLIPPTRNKILPARLKKLWDIAQEKITSADEVTIIGSSFNDYDIDASDLIFNSLKSNKRKPILCIADPCALDRGNLLNFRASATRDHFKNIMLFKGFREYLDNKTF is encoded by the coding sequence GATTTTATAGATAAAAGAATCGATATGAAAAATATTAATCAGACTATAATCACATTTAATTACGAAACACTCTTTGAACATGCATTATTACATAAACATATATTTGGAATTTATTCTTACGGATTAGATATAGACAAAAATAAAATTATAAATTTCCCTTCGTATGAAGAATCGTATAAAGGCAACTTTCTGTTATTAAAACTGCACGGATCTTTAAACTGGGCATGTTGTCCTTCCTGCGATAAGAATTATTTAACTTGGCACAATATGTATGACCGTATTATTTCTGAAAAATGTAAAGATTGTAATAATAATCTCGAACCGGTATTAATACCTCCCACCAGAAATAAAATATTACCTGCTCGATTAAAAAAATTATGGGATATCGCACAAGAAAAAATTACTTCCGCAGATGAAGTTACTATTATTGGATCATCATTCAACGATTACGATATCGACGCTTCAGATTTGATATTTAATTCTTTAAAATCGAATAAAAGAAAGCCAATACTGTGTATTGCTGACCCTTGTGCCCTTGATAGAGGCAATTTACTTAACTTTAGAGCATCTGCCACAAGAGATCATTTTAAAAATATTATGTTGTTTAAAGGATTTCGAGAATATCTTGACAATAAAACTTTTTAA